A genomic segment from Geitlerinema sp. PCC 7407 encodes:
- a CDS encoding STAS domain-containing protein, whose protein sequence is MVEDILPLLFANPLSSRMSLMQNVLIRPDVALLSPVGHINASNAEAFKQELTAVVSTGDWDAVLVDMAQVESLDSAGLMALVASLSLANTLNRRFALCSVSPSIRIIFELTQLDRAFAMFESVAAFEATLP, encoded by the coding sequence ATGGTCGAAGACATCTTGCCTCTGCTGTTCGCGAATCCTTTATCCTCGAGAATGTCACTCATGCAAAACGTTCTAATTCGTCCTGATGTCGCTCTGCTCTCCCCTGTGGGACATATCAATGCTTCTAACGCAGAGGCTTTCAAGCAAGAGCTGACCGCTGTGGTTTCGACTGGGGATTGGGATGCTGTACTGGTGGATATGGCGCAAGTGGAGTCGTTAGACAGCGCTGGCTTGATGGCTTTGGTGGCTAGTCTGAGCTTGGCGAATACGCTCAATCGTCGTTTTGCGCTGTGCTCTGTTTCGCCGTCTATCCGCATTATTTTTGAGCTGACTCAGCTCGATCGCGCCTTTGCGATGTTTGAGAGCGTGGCTGCGTTTGAAGCAACGCTGCCGTAG